The Candidatus Mycosynbacter amalyticus genome contains the following window.
GTCTTGGTCGCCCATTTCCTTGAGTTCAACACGCTTGGCAGCGTATTTCTGGATCATCTTCTTGCGCTTCTCGTCGCGAGCGACTGCAGATTTCTTAGCCATTAGCGTCGTCCTCCTTCTTTCTCAAACGGTACGCCGAATTTCTCGAGCAGTGCACGGCTGTGTGCTTTGTCTTCGTTTGCAATCACAAATGTGACCTGTAGGCCATGAATGACCTGAGTTTCCTCAAATGTCAGCTCTGGAAAAATTGACTGATCGTTGATACCAACGTTGTAGTTACCACCTTTGTCGAATGCCTTTGCGCCTACACCGTGGAAGTCACGGATGCGTGGCATAGCGACGTTGACAAAGCGATCCATAAACTCGTACATCTGCGCACCGCGGAGAGTGACGCTAATACCAATACGGTTCATACCTGCACGAATTTTGAAACCAGCGATTGATTTCTTGGCCATGCGATCGATAGGTGCCTGACCTGTAATCTTGGTCAGGGTATTTTTGACGACTTCGTAGTGACGCTTGTCGTCTTTGTTTTTACCAAGTCCTACGCTCACAACGATTTTCTCGAGCTTCGGTACTTGATGTACGTTAGTGAGTCCGAGTTCGGTCTGGAGTTCTTTCTTGACAGTAGTGTCGTAGAGAGCTTTCAGACGAGGAGTGTAGGCAGTTTCTGTAGCTTTTGCCATTATTTGATCTCCTTGTTCTTTAGCTGACGCGCAACACGGACAGTACCGGCGTCAGTTTTGTTGTAGCCAACACGGCTGGTTGTACCAGCTTTTTCGTCGACGACGAGGGCTACTTTGTGCAGTGGGGTTGGAACATGAATGTCTTTGACGCCACCGCGTGGGTTGAGTTGACTTGGCTTGACCTTGCGGCTACCGACACCGACTCCTTCGATGAGAACGGCATTTTGCTTCGGTAGTACAGCCAGTACTTTACCGGTCTTGCCTTTGTTCGTGCCGCTTACAAGCTTCACGATGTCACTTTTTCGGATACGTGCCATACTAGAGTACCTCCGGTGCCAAGCTAATGATCTTCGAATAACCAAGGTCACGCAGTTCTCGTGGCACTGGACCAAAGATACGGGTAGCCTTAGGATTTTTGTCGTCGCCGATAATAACAGCGGCGTTGTCATCGAAGCAGATGGTCGAGCCATCTTTGCGCTTGATTTGGCTGCGGGTGCGAACGATCACTGCTTTTTGGACAGTTTTCTTTTTGATGTTACCACCTGGGTTAGCATCTTTGATCGTCACGACCACGATATCACCAACAGCAGCAAAACGGCGACGCGTACCACCGAGTACACGGATGATCAACGCTTCCTTTGCACCACTGTTATCAGTGATTTTGATACGTGATTCTTGTTGCAACATTACGCAGCCACCTCCTCGACGTCATCTTTCAGCTCTACTGCACCGCGAGATTTCTCTTCGATGAGGTCGAGTTTGAACGATTTGGTCTTAGAAATAGGACGTGTCTCCACGATACGGACTTTGTCTCCTATCTTCGCTTCGTTTTCTTCGTCGTGCGCAGTATATTTACGACTCACAGTGTACTGCTTGCCGTAGATAGGGTGCGTTTCACGACTAGTTACAGTGACGGTGATTGTCTTGTCGCGAACATCCGATGTCACGATACCGGTCAATGTCTTGGCCATATTACTTATCTCCCTTTTCTGCCAACTCCGCTGCTCGGATAGCAGTTGAGAGGCGTGCGATTTCTTTGCGAGTCGCCGTGATGACGCGAGGGTTCTGCAGTTCGCCAGCAGCTAGACCGCGACGTGCGTCGATCAGGTCTTGGCGCTTAGTAGCGAGCTCTGTACGCAGAGTCTCGAGAGTCTTCACTTCAGAAGCTTCTTTGGCTTTTTTGGTGGTTGCTTTTGCAGTTGCCATAGCCTAGGCCTCCTCTCGCTTGATGAACTTAGTTTTCACTGGTAGTTTGTGAGCTGCCAGGCGCATCGCCTCGCGAGCCACTTCTTCTTCGACGCCCTTCATTTCGAACATGACGGTGCCGGCTTTTACCTTGGCTGCGAAGAATTCTGGGTTACCTTTGCCCATACCCATTTTGAGACCAACAGGTTTGCGGGTCACTGGAATATGTGGAAAGATACGAATCCAGATTTTACCGCCACGTTTGATGTAGCGGGTCATCGCCTGACGAGCAGACTCTATCTGGCGGCTGGTGATGTCGCTGTTTGACTGTGACTGCAGGGCATAATCGCCAAACGCGATGTAGTTACCGCGGGTTGCGCGGCCATCATTCTTGCCTTTAAATGTCTTGCGGTACTTGGTTCGTTTCGGGAGTAGCATTATGCATCACTCCTTTCGCCTTTGTAGATCCACACCTTTACACCCACAATACCGACACCGGCACATTCAGCACGAGCTGAATGGAAATCGATGTCCGCACGGAGTGTGTGAAGTGGCACAGAGCCTTCGATAATCTTTTCGCGGCGAGCCATCTCAGCATTGTTGAGACGACCAGCAACCTCGATACGAATACCTTTGGCACCGGCATTGATAGTGTTTTGCGCAGCCATCTTGGTGGCGCGGCGGAAGTTGATACGGCGCTCAAGCTGACGAGCGATGTTCTCGGCGACGAGTTTCGCAGACAGCTCAGGACGTTTCACTTCTTCGATATTGATACGTACCGGCAGGCTCGCGATTTTCTCAAGCTGAGTCTTGAGCTCCTGTACGCCAGCACCGCCACGACCGATCACAACACCAGCTTTGGCGGTGTGAATCGTCACAGTCACTTGGTTAGCAGAACGCTCGATCTCGATACGATCGATAGTTGGGCGAGACGCAAATTTCTTTTCGATTACTTCGCGAATCTGGATGTCTTCTGCGAGCCACTTACTGAAATCACGCTTGTTGGCAAACCAGCGAGAATCCCAGTTTTTGTGCACTTGCAGACGGAAGCTGATTGGGTTAACTTTCTGTCCCATGTCTACTTCTCCTCTTCTTTCTTAGCTGGTTTTGCAGCCTCAGCCTTTTTCGTAGCAGGTTTCTTCTTGGCCTTTTCAACACCAGAAACTTCTACCAAAATATGACTTGTCTTCTTCTGAAACGGCAGCGCCATGCCACGCATATGTGGCTTGAAACGCTTGAGGCGAGGACCGGCAGTCACGCTCAGTGTCGTGATCTGGAGTGACTTCGCGTCAAGACCGTGGTTGTTAGTGGCGTTGGCAGCTGCAGATGCAATTGCTTTACGCACCGGAGTAGCTGAGCGGCGAGGTGTGTGCTCGAGAATCACGAGCGCGTCTGCCACAGAGCGGCCGCGCACCAGCGCAGCGACGACACTTACCTTGCGGGGTGTCAGGTCGATGCCTTTGATGTAGGCGCGAACTGTAAATGTCTCAGCCATTATTTTTTATCCTTTCCACCGTGCTTGCGGAACTTGCGAGTTGGGCTAAACTCACCGAGTTTGTGACCAACCATGTTTTCCGTCACGAGCACAGGTACGTGGACGCGACCGTTATGTACGGCGATAGTACGACCCACCATGTCTGGTGTAATAGTACTTGCGCGAGCCCACGTCTTGATGACGGTACGATCATCTAGACCAAGCGCCGCAACTTTGCGCGCGAGCTTGAAGTCGACAAACGGACCCTTCTTCAGTGAACGACTCATGTGTTACCTCTTCCTCTTCGCGTCATGGCGACTGCGGACGATTAGTTTACCAGTATCTTTGCGACGTCGGGTACGGAAACCGAGTGTCAGTTGACCCCATGGTGTGCGTGGTGGTTTACCACTACCATGACGACCACCGTCACCACCACCATGTGGGTGATCTGCGGCGTTCATGACAACACCACGGACAGTTGGGCGAATACCTTTACGGCGTTTGCGACCAGCGCTACCGATTTTGACGTTTTGGTGCTGGACGTTACCTACCACACCGATTGTTGCATCGTTTTCGAGGCGGACGCGGCGAACTTCACCAGATGGAAGCTTGATTTGTGCGTACTCGCCTTCTTTCGCCATGAGCTGAGCTTTTGCACCGGCACTTCGTACCATCTGCGCACCTTTGCCCTTGGTGATTTCGATTGCGTAAATCTGTGTACCGACAGGTATACGGCTGAGCGGCATACGGTTAGATGCTTCAATAGGAGCTTCTGCACCACTGGCAATTTTCTTGCCTTTTTGCATCTGAGTATCTGCAAGTACGTAGTGATAAAGACCATGCTGATCTTTAACGCGTGCGATACGAGCTGAGCGGTTTGGATCATATTCGATCTCTTCGATCGTCAGCTCCAGGCCTGCCGCCAACTTATGGTCAAGTAGACGGTAGTGTCGCTTAACACCACCACCGCGGTGACGAGTCGTGATGCGACCCTGGTTGTTGCGTCCTGCGTTTTGTTTCTTTGACTTGATCAAGCTTTTGAGTGGTTTACGCGTGGTGATTTCACTCAAATCCTGAGATGTCATACCACGGCGTGCAGGAGTTGTAGGATTGTACTGCTGAATAGCCATTACTTCTTCTCCTCACTTTCTGCTGGCTGATCGAAGACCTGGATCGAGCTACCTTCGGCGAGCTTGACGTAGGCTTTCTTTGTATCTTTACGCTTAGTGGTACCAGGGTAGCGGTTTTTTCCACGAGAGAAACGAACTGCCTTGCCTTGTTGCACCAGCGTTTTGATGCCAGCAACCTTTACCTCGAACTGCGCTTCTACGGCTGCAGCGATCTGCTGCTTGTTGGCTGTGAGTGGCACATCGAAGATGTAAGTGTTTTTATCTGTAATCTGTGTGTACGCCTTTTCGGTTGGGCGTGGGATGATTAGGATCGACATTATGCTTCTCCTCCTACCAGCCATGCTTTGATCTGGTCGATAGCTTTGGCGCTGATCACGATATGATCGGCGTTGAGCACGTCGTAGACATTGAGAAATGTCGGGCTGACCAATTTTACCTGCTGAACGTTACCGGTTGCACGGATCAACTCTGGAGTTTTTTCTGTGACAACCAAAACTTTACGTTCAAGTTTTTTGTCAGCGAGGTATTTCGCAACTTCGGCTGTTTTGCCAGTAGTCTTGATATCGTCGATAACAATCTTCTTGGCTTCGTTTGCAAGCGTAAGTGCTTGCTTTACAGCTACACGTTTTGAAGTCTTAGAAAGCTTCTTAGTGTAGTTTTCGTTGCCACGTGGACCAAATACAATACCACCAGTACGCCAGATAGGGTTGCGGGTGCTACCAAATCGTGCGCGGCCGGTACCTTTTTGCTTCCATGGCTTCTTACCACCACCGCTTACTTCGCCACGAGTTTTCGTGGTTGCGCTCGCGAGGCGGTTGTTTGCCAGATACGAATCGTACGCCAGCTTGAGTAGATCGTGGCTTGGCACTTCTACTGCGAAAACTTCTTTGGGCAAAGTCGTCTTCTTGGTTGTAGTGGTTTCTGCCATTACGCCTTACCTCCGATTACTACCAGACCCTTACGAGGGCCGGGTACTGCACCTTTGAGGCCGATGAGATTGGTCTCGGCGTCGATGTACGCGACTGCCAAGTTTTTCACCGTCACTTGATCGTGACCCATGCGGCCAGGCATGCGCTTACCCTTGAAGACTTTTTGTGGGTACATCGAGCCGATTGAACCGACGCGACGCACATCACCGTTGCCACCGTGGGATTTTGCGCTTGTATTAAAGTTGTGTCGTTTTACCGTACCGGCAAAACCTTTACCTTTTGATGTACCGGTTGCCTGGACGAGTTCACCCAGCTCAAACGTATTTACATCGATCGTATCCCCTACCTTGAGGCCTTCAGGTAGTTCATTGACACGAAATTCCCGAATGTGCTTCGGAGTCACTTTGGCGGATTTTACATGTCCAGCCACGGCCTTGCTCAGGTTCTTACCCTCACCATATGCTACCTGAACTGCGTTGTAACCGTCGCTTTCGACAGTCTTCACCTGAGTCACAGTCACAGGGCCAGCTTGGATGAGTGTCACGGGTGTCACACGACCATCTTCGCCGATGATTTGGGTCATACCAATTTTGGTACCGAGAAGTGCTTTCATTGCCTTCATTCTCCCACTTAAAACCCTTGGTGGCCGACGGTTTCCCTGCTGCTTGGACTCCTCCACGCTCCGGGACCTTTCGATTCACCAAGGTCGCTTGCTATTGTTTGTACATAAAAGTAACCTTCTCACTATAGCACGGAATAGGGGTGGGCGTCAAGAGACATTAGCTAAGTCACTAAGATGTGTCTTTATTGACATTGTTATGTAAAAGTTGTAATATATATCTGCGATATGCACCCACACCTACGGAAGGCTGCAGTCATGAAAGATCAAACCACACCACGCGCGACAACCCACGAGACCATCAAGCTCGACGAGCTAATTCAAGGGCTTGTCCGACAACTCGAAGCAAACAAGATTCCGCTCGACGATGCTCTGCCGGCACTGCTTCTAGAGGCAATGGAGCATAACGAATCGCTCGGCGTTTTGTTTCGTCGACAAGCGGACACGAGCATGTACGACAGTCCGGCTTTCCAGGCGCTTCATCGTACGCGCTGCTGCTAAGTGAGGAGTCTCTGAATGATTTTCGGGTATAGACCCCTCGCGCAACACATACATGCCCTGCAACTTAGAATGCCGCGAGCAAAGACGAGCGGTAAACTGCCAAGGCACAACGATACGCGCATAGCGCGTCCGTTCGGACACATCCAAAGTGTCCGAAAGAAATAACGCCCCATACGGGTTCGAGAACCGCCCCACCAGGCTTGATCTCCCCGGTGGGGCGGTTCTCATTTTTGACATATTGATTTTTAGGTTTTACAATAGCCTTTATCACGTGATCGCCACGTGAAGGAAGGAGCGCCATGTGCGCCGATAAAAATCCGTGCGGCTCGCCGGACTTCTGTCTGGATGACGGCGGATGCGCCTGCGGCATACCCGGCAACAGGGATCGAGTCAGTCCAAGAGTGACCCTCATCTATGGCCACGACACAGAAGAGCCAGCTTTTCTGTGTGCGAGCGGCAACGAGCGTTGCCCCACATTGCAAGCATGCGCGGAAGATCCCGACAACTGCATGCCCAATGTACCGCATATCCCGATAGTCCGGTGATGCATAACTTCTCGTGCCGGAGGCTCGCTCGTATGAGCGATGACCTCCGGCACGATGATCAATTCCACCACTAGGGTATTTATTGATTTCTGAGCTTTTCTATTTCTTTTGTCAAATCGGCAATAGTCGCCCATGAACTTTTGTCTGTCATGATACTTAGCGCATACGTGCCGCTTGGGCTATATACAATCGCCGCATCGTGCAAGAGACCGTCCAAGAATCCGACTTTGTCGGCCACCTGTCCGCTCGCTCCTGCAGGGATACCTTGTCGATACACGTTACGTTTCAGTGCATCGAGAAAACGTGCTTTGCTATCGGCATTCAGTGAAATCTGCCCGGTGGCGAGCGATGCCATAAACGTGCTCAGGTCTCCTGCTGTCGTCTTGTAGCTCTCCTTGTCGAGAAATGTTGTACTTGCGCTCACGATAGTTTGCGCGTCTTTCGTCAGTGGCGCATAGCCTATGCGAGCTACCAACGCCTCGGCACAGGCGTTGTCCGACTTCACGATCATGTCGTCGAAGCACCTGGTGAGATCTCGACCGCCAGCCACCTGGTCGCTCCATTTGTACTCCCCTGATTCGATTCGCTTCAGTGTACTAAAGGCAACGTAGAGTTTATAGGTACTCGCAGTGGTGAATTTTTGCGTATCGTTATACGCGGCTCGGCGACGCTTACCGTCGAGCTCTACGAGCGACACACCGTAGACACCCGGGTGACTTTCTGCGTAGTTCTTCATGAGCGCAGAAAGACCAGTGTCGGTATTACTGTAGCTGCGCGCGTATTGCACTGTCGGCTGTACGAGTGCTTCGCCGAGTGGCACGGTTGCAGACTTAGCAAGCAGAAATTGCTTGAGATTCACATACGTCTTAGCTGTATCGAGCTGGCGACCCGTCTGGCCATCTTGGCGAGATACTTCTACAAAATCTTGGGTGGTTACTTTACTCACGCCTGCCTGCCTAGCAAGTGCGGCGCCGTATTTGTCTGTCAAATACTTGTCAGCTTGGGCCCCGTCAAATCGTATGTCAAACACATCTCCTTCAGTACTAAATGCCAACCATTCGCGAATCGTCTTGCTAGGCAGCATATCCGTCTTACTGTCGTAAGTAAGAGTTGCTGGCTGCGCCAGCTGATGGTTAAGAGTTGCAACAACGGGTTTCACCGTGTCTGCAGTAAGTTTGGCTGGCAGCGGGTCCATCGCAATGCGTGCGTTCGTCTGTGCAGTCAGAGTAGGGCTAACAGATTTAAGGGTTTTAGCGACATCTTGCCGCTGGCAGTTACCGCCATCCTCTTCTGCTACGACAACGACCGAGTCGCCAGATACTTTAGCAGTAGCGTTGCGCGGCTCAACATGACACTCAGTACCAAACTGCTTCGTGAGATACGCATCGAGCTTTTTGTTATCTCGCGTATAGCTAGGTGCGCTAGGCTTGACCACCATATGCGACCAGAGAATCGAAGTAGGCACAAGACGAAGGTACCATGGATACGAGGCTTGTGCGACGCGCGAAGTATTGTCGACTCCGAGACCAAACTCAGCAAACTTTGGCTGGTACTGTGGAGTGGATGTCTTGCCAAAATAGAGTGCAAGTGTACGCTCGCTATACTGCGAATCAAGCCGCTTCGCAGCCTGGTCAATGGTCACGGCGCCAAGTTGTTGACCATCTATTTGCTGCCAAGGCGCAAGTCTGTCGTACGGATACACAAGCTGCACGACGAGAAACAGACCCAAAATACCGGCCGGTACACCAATAGCAAGCTGCTTCTTGTGTGTCCGCAGCCACGCTCTCACCCCTCCCGTGCGAATATTCATGGTATCCAGTATAGCAAACTACTAGATGACGATGCCAGCGTTGAGGAAGAAGCCAATAATCGTCACGACCACGAGTACCGCATAGAGGATCTTACGGTTAAACTGTGCGTGCTCAAGCCACGCGATTAGTACCAACGCAATCACCGCTCCAGCTGGAAATGCGCCGACAGGCAGCACGCCACCTATCATGACTGGATCTGCCAGACGTAGCCACATCAGACCGGCGAGTGTCACTACGACTAGCTTGAAGAGATATACACCATCTGGCTCGAAAACGTTTTCGAGACCTTTACGGCTGACAACGGGGCGATTGCGAGCGTAGGTACGGGCTTTGTTGGATTTTTGTGTTGCCATAAGTACTTTGTAGTATAGCATATTGTAAGTTTTGTATAAACATGATATAATATACTCCGTCCTACACCGACTACTGGGAGTACACTAATCATGACTCTTGCGATCTTTATCATCAAGCCTGATGGCCGCGAGCTGCAAGTACCGATTGCCGAATCTGAGATTGGCAGCCGAGTCGTGGAAGTGACGCTTGACACAGAGACATTCCATATCTCGATGTCGGCACACACTTTTGTCCCTACGGCTATCAACATCCGAGCCATGCGTGAAGGCATCGATGGCAGCCAAGTTTTCGGCATCAAGGTACCAAAACAGGTATTACGAGATGATTGTGCCTTTCGCGTTCATCTCACGTCCGGGACTGAAATCCATATCGCGCGGTCGAACATGTAGCGACACGGCGAGGAGTCATACGACGATTGAGTCGCAAGGCTCTTCGTCGTTATGACGCCTACCAAAAACCACCCTGTGCAGGGTGGTTTTTTGTGATGACCGACTAGTTACATGCGAATTTCTGCATCGACACCAGCTGGGAGGCTGAGGTTTTGCAGGCTATCGATTGTCTTTGGCGACGCGTTGGTAATGTCGATAAGGCGCTTGTGTACACGCATCTCAAATGCTTCACCACCTTTTTTGTAGACGTGCGGGCTTTTGACGACCGTGAACGTACTACGACGAGTTGGCAAAGGGATGGGACCTGCCACATCAGCGCCGGTACGAACGGCAGTGTCGATAATTTGTTTTGCTGATTGGTCGATCACTTTGTGATCATACGCCTTGAGGCGAATGCGGATTTTGAGACCTGCGTCTGCCATGAGTAAAACTCCTTCTGCTTTCCGTAACCTCTGCTCTGAATCGTGTCGGTACCCGCTCACGTCTGGCCGAGTTCTCGGAAAAATTAATAATACCTAGGTAGTATATAAGAAAGCGCTGGGTATTGCAAGCATTTCACCTCTGGTGTATACTGCCACAATACTCCAGGTATCCAGAAGACGCCGCCGGAGTCGCCTCGCCGCAGATCGCGCGCGAGTCATAGGACAGGGAGATGAAATGAACCTGCACGAAGAACTCGTCAATCAGATCGTAGACATCGCAGACAACAACGCGAGCGACCACCTCGAGATCTCAATGCGATATCTTCTCGAGCGAGTTGCAGATGCAGTTCAGCAGACGACAATATTGCCGGCGCCTCATGAAGAGCGAGCCAGTTTTTTGCAGTCCGTGGCCATCCAGGCCTCGAGTCGACTAAAACAGCGGACTGTCACTTACGAGGAGCCTGTATCCCAAGAGGGATTTTGGCAGCGAAGCCCGAAGGGCAGGCGTACAATCGTGCCCATACGGCCATCTCAGCAACGTTTCCATGTCAGGTACGCCGCCTGAGCACACAACGGAGACGAGCCGGGGGACATCGTTGTCCCCTGTCCTCGTCACCCAAGCTGTCAATAGTTTGACGATTTGGGTGACGTATTATTTACATTCCTATCAAGCAAGCGTACACTAGCAGTAACCATGAGTGCCATGCCACTTTCTCACGAGTTTGCCTCGGCCGACGAGGGCGGCGGCACCGTGCCTCATCACTTGCTGCGAATAGCAGAAAAACATAATGTTTATGAAACCGAGCGCATGCGCATACTTCGCGCGCAGCTCACACATATAGCCATAGCTGATAGCGAAAAGATGGCCGACCTACGCGTCGAATACCTCGAGGAGCTCAATCGCCCAGAGTTTGACGCACGAAGATATGATACACCCGAAAAGTTTTTTATTGCCAGAGGCCATACCGCACTTCGCGCGCTCCTGTTCTATATAGCTCATTTATACAGTGAGTCCTGGCAAGAGCACGGGTGGCTTATCGATGATCTCAAGATCGCACAAGATGACCAAGAGTCACTCGCACTTGCCTATACATCACGCTCAGAAATTGAGACCGTCCTCAAACAGCACTATGCGACACATCTTCCAGCAAACTCTCAGCTCTATAGCATAGACTGATATGCAGCGGCCACCATGGACGCTACCGACTCAAAGTCGGTCAACACGAGGAGGCTAGATGCTCCCGGCACCTACACAAGTTCTCTCGCGCATGGGCGCATTCGACCCCGAGTGGATGAATTTCAGACTCGAAGTAAAACCTTTGGTCAATACGAGTGAGCCCATCTACTGCAACAATGAAAGTGCAACTGTTGAACATGTGATACGCAGAACCGTGTGCAATGACGCGCTGACACGAGCCTCCGCCGTGCTCGCAAACCCCGACACACGTTTTAATGTCGATATCGAGCTCATAGATACCGACAAAGTGCCCGACTTCTCACTCAAGTTGGGACTTCTGACGGACATGCTTTTCTACAGTAACCTTAGCCAGAGTCTGCAGGTAGAGAAAGGAGGGCTCGGCATACTCGCATTTGAGTCACCCGCCAACATTCGGCGCGGCCGCCCTGCCATAGTTACGATTGGGCTGAACCACTATCCAGAAGATCAGCTTCCCTAGCTAGAAGAGGTTCCGAAGATGCATCGCCTCCTCGGTCACCTTCTCGTTTCATAACAAAAACCTCCGAGTTACCGGAGGTTTTTGTCGCTACTGCAGTAGACTATTTGTTGATCTTGGTAACGACACCAGCACCAACGGTACGGCCACCTTCGCGGATAGCGAAGTTAAGACCCTGTTCCATCGCGATTGGAGCGAGAAGTTTGACCTTGAATGTCAGTGTATCGCCAGGCATGACCATTTCTTTGTCCGCTGGAAGCTCTACTTCACCAGTTACGTCCGTAGTACGGAAGTAGAACTGTGGCTTGTAGCCCTTGCTAAATGGAGTGTGGCGACCGCCCTCTTCCTTCTTCAAGATGTAGACTTCAGCTTCGAACTCTGTATGTGGAGTGATGCTACCTGGTTTGGCAAGCACCTGACCGCGTTCGATCTGATCGCGCTCGATACCGCGGAGGAGCAGACCGGCGTTGTCACCAGCCTGACCTTGGTCGAGCTGTTTCTTGAAGGCTTCGATACCAGTCACAACTGATTTCTGAGTGTCTTTCACGCCGACGATTTCTACTTCGTCATTGAGTTTGACAACACCCTGCTCGATACGACCGGTAGCAACAGTACCACGACCTTTGATCGAGAAGACGTCTTCGATAGGCATCAGGAATGGCTTGTCCATGTCACGAGCTGGCTCCGGTACGTAGTCGTCGAGGGCCTTGACAAGCTCCATAACAGCATCTTCGTACTGA
Protein-coding sequences here:
- a CDS encoding uL23 family ribosomal protein, with the translated sequence MSILIIPRPTEKAYTQITDKNTYIFDVPLTANKQQIAAAVEAQFEVKVAGIKTLVQQGKAVRFSRGKNRYPGTTKRKDTKKAYVKLAEGSSIQVFDQPAESEEKK
- the rplE gene encoding 50S ribosomal protein L5, producing the protein MAKATETAYTPRLKALYDTTVKKELQTELGLTNVHQVPKLEKIVVSVGLGKNKDDKRHYEVVKNTLTKITGQAPIDRMAKKSIAGFKIRAGMNRIGISVTLRGAQMYEFMDRFVNVAMPRIRDFHGVGAKAFDKGGNYNVGINDQSIFPELTFEETQVIHGLQVTFVIANEDKAHSRALLEKFGVPFEKEGGRR
- the rplX gene encoding 50S ribosomal protein L24: MARIRKSDIVKLVSGTNKGKTGKVLAVLPKQNAVLIEGVGVGSRKVKPSQLNPRGGVKDIHVPTPLHKVALVVDEKAGTTSRVGYNKTDAGTVRVARQLKNKEIK
- the rpsS gene encoding 30S ribosomal protein S19 encodes the protein MSRSLKKGPFVDFKLARKVAALGLDDRTVIKTWARASTITPDMVGRTIAVHNGRVHVPVLVTENMVGHKLGEFSPTRKFRKHGGKDKK
- the rpsC gene encoding 30S ribosomal protein S3 codes for the protein MGQKVNPISFRLQVHKNWDSRWFANKRDFSKWLAEDIQIREVIEKKFASRPTIDRIEIERSANQVTVTIHTAKAGVVIGRGGAGVQELKTQLEKIASLPVRINIEEVKRPELSAKLVAENIARQLERRINFRRATKMAAQNTINAGAKGIRIEVAGRLNNAEMARREKIIEGSVPLHTLRADIDFHSARAECAGVGIVGVKVWIYKGERSDA
- the rplN gene encoding 50S ribosomal protein L14 encodes the protein MLQQESRIKITDNSGAKEALIIRVLGGTRRRFAAVGDIVVVTIKDANPGGNIKKKTVQKAVIVRTRSQIKRKDGSTICFDDNAAVIIGDDKNPKATRIFGPVPRELRDLGYSKIISLAPEVL
- the rplP gene encoding 50S ribosomal protein L16, producing the protein MLLPKRTKYRKTFKGKNDGRATRGNYIAFGDYALQSQSNSDITSRQIESARQAMTRYIKRGGKIWIRIFPHIPVTRKPVGLKMGMGKGNPEFFAAKVKAGTVMFEMKGVEEEVAREAMRLAAHKLPVKTKFIKREEA
- the rpsQ gene encoding 30S ribosomal protein S17, encoding MAKTLTGIVTSDVRDKTITVTVTSRETHPIYGKQYTVSRKYTAHDEENEAKIGDKVRIVETRPISKTKSFKLDLIEEKSRGAVELKDDVEEVAA
- the rpmC gene encoding 50S ribosomal protein L29; its protein translation is MATAKATTKKAKEASEVKTLETLRTELATKRQDLIDARRGLAAGELQNPRVITATRKEIARLSTAIRAAELAEKGDK
- the rplB gene encoding 50S ribosomal protein L2, with the protein product MAIQQYNPTTPARRGMTSQDLSEITTRKPLKSLIKSKKQNAGRNNQGRITTRHRGGGVKRHYRLLDHKLAAGLELTIEEIEYDPNRSARIARVKDQHGLYHYVLADTQMQKGKKIASGAEAPIEASNRMPLSRIPVGTQIYAIEITKGKGAQMVRSAGAKAQLMAKEGEYAQIKLPSGEVRRVRLENDATIGVVGNVQHQNVKIGSAGRKRRKGIRPTVRGVVMNAADHPHGGGDGGRHGSGKPPRTPWGQLTLGFRTRRRKDTGKLIVRSRHDAKRKR
- the rplC gene encoding 50S ribosomal protein L3, coding for MKALLGTKIGMTQIIGEDGRVTPVTLIQAGPVTVTQVKTVESDGYNAVQVAYGEGKNLSKAVAGHVKSAKVTPKHIREFRVNELPEGLKVGDTIDVNTFELGELVQATGTSKGKGFAGTVKRHNFNTSAKSHGGNGDVRRVGSIGSMYPQKVFKGKRMPGRMGHDQVTVKNLAVAYIDAETNLIGLKGAVPGPRKGLVVIGGKA
- a CDS encoding class A beta-lactamase-related serine hydrolase; amino-acid sequence: MNIRTGGVRAWLRTHKKQLAIGVPAGILGLFLVVQLVYPYDRLAPWQQIDGQQLGAVTIDQAAKRLDSQYSERTLALYFGKTSTPQYQPKFAEFGLGVDNTSRVAQASYPWYLRLVPTSILWSHMVVKPSAPSYTRDNKKLDAYLTKQFGTECHVEPRNATAKVSGDSVVVVAEEDGGNCQRQDVAKTLKSVSPTLTAQTNARIAMDPLPAKLTADTVKPVVATLNHQLAQPATLTYDSKTDMLPSKTIREWLAFSTEGDVFDIRFDGAQADKYLTDKYGAALARQAGVSKVTTQDFVEVSRQDGQTGRQLDTAKTYVNLKQFLLAKSATVPLGEALVQPTVQYARSYSNTDTGLSALMKNYAESHPGVYGVSLVELDGKRRRAAYNDTQKFTTASTYKLYVAFSTLKRIESGEYKWSDQVAGGRDLTRCFDDMIVKSDNACAEALVARIGYAPLTKDAQTIVSASTTFLDKESYKTTAGDLSTFMASLATGQISLNADSKARFLDALKRNVYRQGIPAGASGQVADKVGFLDGLLHDAAIVYSPSGTYALSIMTDKSSWATIADLTKEIEKLRNQ
- the rplV gene encoding 50S ribosomal protein L22 yields the protein MAETFTVRAYIKGIDLTPRKVSVVAALVRGRSVADALVILEHTPRRSATPVRKAIASAAANATNNHGLDAKSLQITTLSVTAGPRLKRFKPHMRGMALPFQKKTSHILVEVSGVEKAKKKPATKKAEAAKPAKKEEEK
- the rplD gene encoding 50S ribosomal protein L4, whose translation is MAETTTTKKTTLPKEVFAVEVPSHDLLKLAYDSYLANNRLASATTKTRGEVSGGGKKPWKQKGTGRARFGSTRNPIWRTGGIVFGPRGNENYTKKLSKTSKRVAVKQALTLANEAKKIVIDDIKTTGKTAEVAKYLADKKLERKVLVVTEKTPELIRATGNVQQVKLVSPTFLNVYDVLNADHIVISAKAIDQIKAWLVGGEA